A portion of the Stigmatella aurantiaca DW4/3-1 genome contains these proteins:
- a CDS encoding double-CXXCG motif protein, translated as MKLYEFKGAEPRFTGNLGNAKHPWGLPGVQPCAVCRAGGGVIGLQYPCVDLSALPAGELEKLSNSWPVSFEEFSRLRELIRPLAPTGALLEPGTRLGPLVGPASGHFGQLFMQNPWSLYLRREALEFLHDVGLRGLKGCPLNVHFRMKRPPELRELDLELHGRFHPSCLPPNRKPPCMKCGNDSLTLPKTFWLDARSVPADLDVFRFLDAPGIIIATARLVEAVHQLELDGVVFQEMNVR; from the coding sequence ATGAAGCTCTATGAGTTCAAGGGAGCGGAGCCACGCTTCACTGGCAACCTGGGGAATGCGAAGCATCCGTGGGGGCTGCCTGGCGTTCAGCCCTGTGCTGTGTGCCGCGCGGGAGGCGGAGTCATCGGTCTGCAATACCCCTGCGTGGACTTGTCGGCTCTTCCCGCAGGGGAGTTGGAGAAGCTGTCCAACTCCTGGCCCGTTTCTTTCGAGGAATTCTCCCGGTTGCGCGAATTGATAAGGCCACTGGCACCTACGGGGGCCCTGCTGGAACCAGGTACTCGGCTCGGCCCCCTGGTGGGTCCAGCATCGGGCCACTTCGGCCAACTCTTCATGCAGAACCCCTGGTCGCTCTACTTGCGCCGAGAAGCACTGGAGTTCCTGCATGACGTGGGTCTGCGGGGCCTCAAGGGTTGCCCGCTGAACGTGCATTTCCGCATGAAGCGTCCGCCCGAGCTACGCGAATTGGACCTGGAACTTCACGGCAGGTTCCATCCCTCCTGTCTGCCTCCAAACCGCAAACCCCCTTGCATGAAGTGCGGTAACGACTCACTGACCCTACCGAAGACATTCTGGCTCGACGCCCGGTCGGTGCCCGCCGACCTGGATGTCTTCCGGTTTCTTGATGCTCCAGGAATTATCATCGCCACCGCGCGATTGGTCGAGGCAGTACACCAGCTAGAACTGGACGGTGTGGTCTTCCAAGAGATGAACGTGCGATGA
- a CDS encoding serine/threonine-protein kinase, which translates to MKDLSPETLPTGTVLGSWQLDGRAGYGAYGVVYRAHKVGQTEAQPVALKLARYPNDPRFEREAGLLAQIQHARVPCLLGRGTWKGGPRGDTYPYVVMQWVEGLRLYDWAKEHAPSSRQTLRLLAEVAWALEATHAVKGLHRDVKGDNILVSPEGHAFLMDFGCGTWKEAPPLTQGLLAPGTKLYRSAQALRFHWNHRHATSPQYQATPADDVYALGVTAYRLCTGIYPPLATDPSIVGDDGRDTREALVPPSQVKPMAPSLESFILRMLSDKPQERGSAGELAAAMEALAAESGTESAETARPSRSGEPSEGTSPPSAEARHGESWPMGLLPLVAGLLLAISGTMNLERLLAPPSGMRDGGTGGVADAAVEELPVPTSPREPEVRGLSLDMPKGPLPGQLRPPCPRNQINIKGGCWAEIVQVSPPCGESFYDWKGACYVPVAAPPRPGTSDKQ; encoded by the coding sequence ATGAAGGACCTGTCTCCCGAGACGCTTCCGACCGGTACCGTTCTGGGCTCATGGCAGTTGGACGGCCGCGCGGGCTATGGGGCGTACGGGGTGGTCTACCGGGCGCACAAGGTGGGGCAGACAGAAGCCCAACCGGTGGCCCTCAAACTGGCACGCTACCCGAATGATCCCCGCTTCGAGCGCGAGGCGGGACTGCTGGCCCAGATTCAGCACGCTCGTGTCCCTTGCCTGCTGGGAAGGGGCACCTGGAAAGGGGGTCCTCGAGGGGACACCTATCCGTATGTGGTGATGCAGTGGGTGGAGGGCCTGCGGTTGTACGACTGGGCCAAAGAGCATGCGCCCTCGTCCCGCCAGACGTTGCGGCTGCTGGCCGAGGTGGCGTGGGCGCTGGAGGCCACCCACGCGGTGAAAGGGCTTCACCGGGACGTGAAAGGGGACAACATTTTGGTCAGTCCCGAGGGCCATGCCTTCCTCATGGATTTCGGATGTGGGACCTGGAAAGAGGCTCCCCCGCTCACCCAGGGGCTGTTGGCGCCTGGCACCAAGCTCTACCGCAGTGCCCAGGCGCTGAGGTTCCATTGGAACCACCGCCATGCGACCAGCCCCCAGTACCAAGCCACACCCGCGGATGATGTGTACGCGCTGGGGGTGACGGCCTACCGGCTGTGCACGGGAATCTACCCACCCCTGGCGACGGATCCCTCCATTGTGGGCGATGATGGACGAGATACCCGTGAGGCGTTGGTGCCTCCGAGCCAGGTGAAGCCGATGGCGCCCTCGTTGGAGTCCTTCATCCTCCGCATGCTTTCCGACAAGCCCCAGGAGCGAGGCAGCGCCGGTGAGCTGGCCGCTGCCATGGAGGCCCTGGCGGCGGAATCCGGGACGGAATCTGCTGAGACGGCGCGCCCAAGCCGTTCCGGCGAGCCCTCTGAAGGCACAAGCCCACCATCCGCAGAGGCGCGCCATGGGGAGTCTTGGCCCATGGGGCTTCTTCCCTTGGTCGCCGGGCTTCTCCTCGCGATCTCCGGAACCATGAACTTGGAGAGACTCTTGGCGCCCCCTTCTGGCATGAGGGATGGTGGAACTGGAGGCGTAGCGGATGCGGCTGTGGAGGAGTTGCCAGTGCCCACTTCACCACGGGAGCCCGAAGTGCGCGGTTTGAGTCTCGATATGCCCAAGGGACCTTTGCCGGGACAACTCCGGCCGCCGTGTCCTCGAAACCAGATCAATATCAAAGGAGGGTGCTGGGCTGAAATCGTCCAAGTCTCACCGCCGTGCGGAGAGAGCTTTTACGATTGGAAAGGTGCCTGTTACGTTCCAGTGGCGGCCCCTCCTCGGCCTGGTACTTCAGACAAGCAGTAG
- a CDS encoding DUF6968 family protein, translated as MPTETRLPRGTHPTGPIMAERRFELTNRPGEYALVQIRKPIKDSGTGNYKCSVEWVRPEERELFELWGIDSMQALQLALRAAGELTKTYEGSLRWAGDKDGYLGFPKTYPEHLPKALLRKLEKMIEREISAHTRKLEAAYKRRQRR; from the coding sequence ATGCCGACAGAAACGCGCCTCCCTCGCGGCACCCATCCTACTGGCCCGATCATGGCGGAACGTAGATTTGAACTCACAAATAGGCCCGGTGAGTACGCTCTTGTCCAGATCAGGAAGCCCATCAAAGATTCAGGTACAGGTAACTATAAGTGCAGCGTGGAATGGGTCCGCCCTGAAGAACGGGAACTGTTTGAGCTTTGGGGAATCGACTCGATGCAGGCTCTTCAGCTTGCGCTCCGGGCAGCTGGGGAACTGACCAAAACCTACGAAGGGAGCCTGCGTTGGGCAGGAGACAAGGATGGGTATTTGGGCTTTCCCAAAACCTACCCAGAACACCTTCCGAAAGCACTCCTGCGAAAGCTAGAAAAAATGATTGAGCGCGAGATTTCTGCACATACGCGCAAGCTTGAAGCAGCGTATAAGCGGCGACAGCGTCGGTAG
- a CDS encoding HIT family protein, whose protein sequence is MSKWNNPQMWQALLDGSGCPICKRGLPLHVIANLECSWLTMSEDAPMPGYVCLVSKVHVIELHELEEARAEAFMRDIRSVSKALSIITEAVKLNYEIHGNTLPHLHMHFFPRYVGDPFEGKAIEPRAVTQPVYAPGQFAEVKSRLLAALDVDAD, encoded by the coding sequence TTGAGCAAGTGGAATAACCCCCAAATGTGGCAAGCCCTTCTTGATGGCTCTGGCTGCCCGATTTGCAAGCGCGGTCTCCCGCTTCACGTCATTGCCAACCTGGAGTGCTCTTGGCTCACCATGTCCGAAGATGCACCGATGCCTGGGTATGTCTGCTTGGTCTCAAAAGTGCACGTGATCGAGCTACATGAACTCGAAGAAGCTCGTGCCGAAGCGTTCATGCGAGATATTCGAAGTGTCTCGAAAGCCTTGTCCATCATAACGGAAGCCGTGAAGCTCAACTATGAAATCCATGGCAATACGCTGCCGCATCTTCACATGCACTTCTTCCCGAGGTACGTTGGAGATCCCTTTGAAGGAAAAGCGATTGAGCCTCGAGCTGTTACTCAGCCGGTCTATGCGCCAGGGCAGTTCGCGGAAGTGAAAAGCCGTTTGCTCGCCGCACTTGACGTGGATGCAGACTGA